The Spinacia oleracea cultivar Varoflay chromosome 2, BTI_SOV_V1, whole genome shotgun sequence DNA segment ACTGAATTAATAGGCAAAACTTAGGTAAAGTAACCAAAACTGTAAAAAGTAATTAAGGAGCAAAGGAAGTTGGTTCACCTTGGGGCTATCAGAACCCGGGGTAACCATGTTAGGCTTGAGAAGGGTGCCTTCGAGGAGAACATGTTGATCATTCAAAGCCTTATAGACCGCAGCAAGCACAGTCTCGGTCACAGCTGCGCACTTCTTTATATCGTGGTTCCCATCGGTCAGTATCTCTGGCTCAACAATAGGAACAAGCCCGTTTTCCTGGCATATGATAGCATAACGGGCCAACCCTTGGGCATTCTGCTGAATTGAAAGTTCAGAGGGCTCAGTAGGCCCGATCTTGAGCACGGCCCGCCACTTGGCAAACCTTGCCCCGGCCTTATAGTACTCCTGGCAACGGGCCCCAAGATTGTCGAACCCCTGAGTTGTCGTCTCACCATTGGTTCCAGCCAAATCTACAACACCCTTGTCAACCTTAATACCAGGAACAACACCATTTTCCTGGAGGAGTTCAGCAAAAAGCTTCCCTTCAGAGGTTTTCTGGTATAAAGTCTCTTCAAAGAGAATGACACCAGAAAGGAGAGTAAGGACACCAGGAGAAGTGAATAGGAGCTCTCTTAGGGTTTGGCGGTTTGACTCAATGTTCTCGACGTTGATGCTAGCAAACCGTTTACCAATAGTCCCTGTGCTCTCATCTGCTGCTAGGATTCCCTTTCCAGGGGTGGCAATGTACTTGGCAGTCTTGATCAGCTCATCTAGAAAACATCAAAAAGTAGTTTTAGGtattttgttgtcagttttcaaaatcaatatgATTACTATGAGTGTGAATATcttttagttcatgattcaatctaaTTCACATGACTTTTAAAACCAAAAAACTGGAAACTGAAAGTGATATTGAACGAGCCCTTAACAATACGTTGCAGATTATTATAAAGTATGATATGAAATGCATGTACCAGAGAGAAGAAAGTACCTGCATACTTTCCAACGAAAGCTGACATGGTTCAAAAGCTGAAGGATTGGAGTGAATATATAAACTGCAACAGAACAAAATGCAAGAACAGATTTTACCAATATATGACTCTTTATAGAGATCAGCTTACAGCTTAAGAGAATATACCAATGGGATTTCTTTCCTCATGCCACGACTTGACACGTGTCGGATGTTTAGCCAATGTAAATCTATCATACATGGATAAAGGAATGGGTGATAGTTTCCTCTGCCAAGTGGACCTGCTTTGTGCTCTTCTTATGAGTGGAAAGGCTTCTACTTCTTATCCTCATTCATATTCTTTGAGGTTGAGCAAGTAACTTCCACAAAGGATGGAGCTAGGCATAAAGCCAAAGTTTGGAATCTTCTGCTAAAACAAAATTTTCAGCAGCTACTGATATCCATCACAGGTTTACACAGCCCACATTCTCGAAAATATCAGGACCGGAAAATATCAAACCTTGTTTCAGGATTAAAAGATAAAGGGCGGGGGGTGGGGGGTGGAGggcgaggattacatcaacaaACCAATAAGCATTGGCAAAATTTAAGGCATTCAGCAAAAAAAAATGGATAGATCAGCAAACAGAAAACTGGATATGACACTGATAAAAGAACTATCTGACATTCAGTGACAAACACCTCAAAGAGTGTCAAAATGAGTTTctaataaaatcaaaaaatgtaCAACATGATATATGTCGGAACTTTGGCGCTCATATACCACCAATTGTTATCTTCTAGGGCCTCATTTGCTCCCTGCAGTTACATATCTTGCCACAACATGGTGCTGGGTGCATTGCTTTGTAACAAAATTGGAAAGGTGTATATGTAAAAAAGGTTTTGAAGTATATTGGAGGCAGTACATTGACTAGGCTGAACCTCCCACTCCCCAAAAGGAATCAACTGGCTAACAGGCACTCTTGATCATCATTTGCAACAGTGAAAAATGCTTGCCTCCTCATTCATTCATCATCTGTCCCAAAATACCTGTCTCCAAACTCGCCCATGCCGGGAATGACACGGAAATCTTTATTTAAGCCCGTTTCAATTTCAGAGGTCACAATCTTTATTCTCGGGAAGCTTTTACAGACCATATGCACTCCTTGGGGTGCCTggtgaaaaaaaaatgttcagaTCACAGAAAATCCAGGCAGACCACGCTTCTAAAAAAAGAGCTCTGAATGAGAATTGGAAGAACAAGCAAATATAACATTACTCACAGATATGAGATTAAGAAATATGATGTTCCCTTCTGGCACACCCTTCTTTATGAGTAAAGATATGGCTTGAACAGCAGAATTTCCTAAGAAAACACCAAAGATCAGCATCCAAAAACAGGCCTATCCAGTACATTTTGACAGGATAAAGATAAGAATACATTTCAAAAGCAATGACAAAATGAATCATAATTtttggtccaccttctaaataaCAACCTTCACCTCATAGGAGTTCAAGGGGTTTTAATTTGAAGCCATTCGTAGGCTTTAAGACCTGTTATATACCATGACACCAACTATCTGGAGTCTTAACTTTCTTAACAAATCTTTCAAAACAGACAAAAAAAGAACTAAAATAGTACCTATGCTCTATTAGAGTCTGAAGAGTATTCCTCTGAGGCTCAACCTCGAATACCAGAAGGACAAATGTGTTCTTAGCATGTTACCAGTCGTGTTTGCTTTTTCTTAAAGTAGGATTCACTAGGACAGGACTTTTACGAAATAGTATCATGGAGGATGTGGCGATTGGCAAGGACAATCCATGAATtatactatataaaaaaaaagaaaaataaacgtAACAAGTAATTCTGATAATTTAATAAAAGTGTCCAGACATTTATTTTAGCATAAAGCAAGGGGGGAAAGCCTCATAGACTAGCGCTTTGCAGTTAGCATCATAAGAAGAAGAAAACCTGTTCCTAGGATTGGATCCAAGAGCAACACATGTCGATCTGAAATGTCTTGTGGTAATTTTTCATATATGAGCTGCAAAAACAACAATGTGACTGAGAGATGAGCAGAAGGATTGAGCGCACCAAattaattatacgaactattaaaaaaaaaggtatcaACACAAGAAGATGAAACAAAGGTA contains these protein-coding regions:
- the LOC110782089 gene encoding fructose-bisphosphate aldolase 5, cytosolic; the protein is MSAFVGKYADELIKTAKYIATPGKGILAADESTGTIGKRFASINVENIESNRQTLRELLFTSPGVLTLLSGVILFEETLYQKTSEGKLFAELLQENGVVPGIKVDKGVVDLAGTNGETTTQGFDNLGARCQEYYKAGARFAKWRAVLKIGPTEPSELSIQQNAQGLARYAIICQENGLVPIVEPEILTDGNHDIKKCAAVTETVLAAVYKALNDQHVLLEGTLLKPNMVTPGSDSPKVAAEVIAEHTVTALRRTVPPAVPGIVFLSGGQSEEEATLNLNAMNKLDVLKPWTLSFSFGRALQKSTLQIWGGKKENVSKAQEVFLARCKANSEATLGKYVAGGSGADGAASESLYEKGYKY